The Pygocentrus nattereri isolate fPygNat1 chromosome 17, fPygNat1.pri, whole genome shotgun sequence genome window below encodes:
- the trarg1a gene encoding trafficking regulator of GLUT4 1: MAINTDSGFEKSQLGGNGSARPAEAHETEKLLSAVVTESPAGDGVTVSVRAEKVQDGDQNGHGLPLRSSSVGQLGSAPCSPSRTSLSRASSTGNAVQEQPKPQDYLLLVIFSCFCPVWPVSIVALVYSIMSRNSFQQGDIDGAKRLGRLARLLSIVAIILGVLMVIVFTVASVTGN, from the exons ATGGCTATTAACACAGATAGCGGGTTTGAGAAGTCACAGCTGGGGGGAAACGGCAGCGCCCGTCCTGCCGAGGCTCATGAGACTGAGAAACTCCTGAGTGCTGTGGTCACGGAATCCCCGGCTGGAGATGGGGTTACCGTGAGTGTCAGGGCTGAAAAGGTACAGGACGGAGACCAGAATGGCCACGGGCTCCCGCTGAGGTCCAGCTCTGTGGGGCAGCTCGGCTCAGCCCCCTGCTCGCCGTCCCGGACCAGCCTGAGCCGCGCCTCATCCACGGGCAACGCCGTCCAAGAGCAGCCCAAGCCCCAGGACTACCTCCTGCTGGTCATCTTCTCCTGCTTCTGCCCTGTGTGGCCGGTCAGCATCGTAGCGCTGGTGTACTCAATCATG tCAAGAAACAGCTTTCAGCAGGGTGATATCGACGGGGCAAAACGCCTGGGTCGCCTGGCTCGTCTCCTTAGCATCGTCGCCATCATCCTGGGCGTGCTCATGGTTATAGTCTTCACAGTGGCGTCAG